One Echeneis naucrates chromosome 1, fEcheNa1.1, whole genome shotgun sequence DNA segment encodes these proteins:
- the gaa2 gene encoding lysosomal alpha-glucosidase, producing the protein MVSYKRLNPEDVQFSSAVLSEEPRPVHEEISVQEPEEASLLPRLPSCSVTKALLVIGCLLLLLCGGWLLGTLFWLHGPSKQQPHRPPLPAATKTPLAGINNTVSDSQRQACSLIPEAWRFDCYPERGVVVTRELCEARNCCFIPASSSPAARPFGRNGIPWCFYPPDFPSYSLVSVNDTSLGQKGTLVREVKTYYPADVLTLEVEVRHETDQRLRVRITDPSNSRFEVPISVPTATKKAESPVYIVELSKDPFGLVVKRRSTGAVLLNTTVAPLFYADQFLQFSTTIPSQFIYGLGEHRSTFLHDVHWNTLTMWARDVPPVEQTNLYGAHPFYLVMEDGGNAHGFFLLNSNAMDVVLQPAPALTWRTIGGILDFYVFLGPDPGSVIEQYLEVIGFPAMPIYWALGYHLCRWGYNTSDSTWEVVKSMRNYGIPQDVQWNDIDYMDRFMDFTLDSAKFGTLPDMVKDLHVHDQRYVMILDPGISSSQPEGSYWPFDEGLKRDVFIKDSEGKTLIGKVWPGLTAYPDFSDEVTHKWWYDNLKRFHEKVQFDGLWIDMNEPSNFLDGSTNGCPSNSLENPPYTPGILGGLLRAKTVCASAKQKQSIHYNIHSLYGLMEAKASASALTQILEKRPFVISRSTFPSQGKYSGHWLGDNRSQWKDLYTSIAGILTFNLLGIPLVGADICGFSEEPQEELCVRWTQLGAFYPFTRNHNAIDVKPQDPTAFSPLARTAMKQALLLRYSLFPVLYTLFHHAHVHGHTVARPLMFEFPKDVRTYGIDKQFLWGKALLVTPVLDHAVDYVDGYFPEGLWYDYYTGDSVRSKGEELQLHAPLDKINLHLREGSIIPTQAPNVTLWVSSGQPLHMVSALSDDGSACGDLFWDDGESIDTYESNRYAYITFSVAQNVMTSQVLHTNVEATYITVESASFYGVKEKPSRVLVNSQDAAFTYRDNQVLVVADLGLNLSQNFTISWM; encoded by the exons ATGGTTTCATACAAGCGGTTAAACCCTGAAGATGTTCAGTTTTCCAGTGCCGTGTTGTCAGAGGAGCCTCGGCCTGTCCATGAAGAAATTTCA GTGCAGGAGCCGGAGGAGGCCTCCCTGCTTCCTCGGCTGCCCTCATGCTCCGTCACCAAGGCCCTCTTGGTGATcggctgcctgctgctgctgctctgtggagGCTGGCTGCTGGGCACCTTGTTCTGGCTGCATGGGCCATCCAAACAGCAGCCTCACAGACCCCCGCTACCAGCCGCAACAAAAACGCCCCTCGCAGGAATAAACAACACTGTATCCGACTCACAGCGTCAGGCGTGCAGTTTAATTCCAGAGGCCTGGAGGTTTGATTGCTACCCTGAAAGAGGGGTGGTTGTGACCAGAGAGTTGTGTGAGGCAAGGAACTGTTGCTTTATCCCTGcttcctcctcccctgctgCCCGTCCGTTTGGGAGAAATGGTATCCCTTGGTGCTTCTATCCTCCGGATTTTCCTTCCTACTCACTTGTGTCAGTAAACGACACATCCCTGGGACAAAAAGGTACGCTTGTAAGAGAGGTGAAGACCTATTACCCCGCAGACGTCCTCACCCTGGAGGTGGAGGTTCGTCACGAGACAGACCAACGGCTACGAGTCAGG attACTGACCCTTCTAACTCACGCTTTGAGGTTCCAATCTCTGTCCCCACCGCCACCAAGAAGGCAGAAAGCCCAGTCTATATTGTGGAGCTTTCAAAAGATCCCTTCGGCCTCGTCGTGAAGAGACGCTCCACAGGAGCTGTGCT TCTGAACACCACAGTGGCTCCTCTCTTCTATGCGGATCAGTTCCTCCAGTTCTCCACCACCATCCCTAGTCAGTTCATCTATGGCCTCGGGGAACATCGCTCCACCTTTCTGCATGACGTCCACTGGAACACGCTCACCATGTGGGCCCGAGATGTGCCTCCTGTG GAGCAGACAAACTTGTACGGCGCTCATCCGTTTTACCTGGTAATGGAGGACGGAGGGAACGCACACGGCTTCTTCCTGCTGAACAGCAATGCAATGG ATGTGGTCCTGCAGCCTGCTCCGGCCCTCACCTGGAGAACTATCGGTGGAATTCTTGACTTTTACGTCTTCCTTGGTCCAGATCCTGGTTCAGTTATTGAACAGTATTTGGAAGTCATAG GATTCCCAGCGATGCCCATCTACTGGGCTCTAGGATACCATCTCTGCCGCTGGGGTTACAACACCAGCGATTCTACCTGGGAGGTTGTCAAAAGCATGAGGAATTATGGGATACCTCAG GATGTCCAGTGGAACGACATCGACTACATGGATCGTTTTATGGACTTCACTTTGGACTCGGCAAAGTTCGGCACACTGCCCGACATGGTCAAGGATCTGCACGTTCATGACCAGCGCTATGTCATGATCCTG GACCCTGGTATCAGCAGCTCTCAGCCTGAGGGCTCATACTGGCCATTTGACGAAGGACTGAAAAGAGACGTTTTTATTAAGGACTCTGAAGGAAAAACACTTATAGGGAAG GTGTGGCCTGGTTTGACAGCTTATCCTGATTTCTCAGATGAAGTGACACATAAGTGGTGGTACGACAATCTCAAGAGGTTCCATGAGAAAGTGCAGTTTGATGGATTATGGATT GACATGAATGAGCCGTCAAATTTCCTGGATGGATCCACTAATGGCTGCCCATCAAACAGTCTTGAAAACCCTCCTTACACACCTG GTATACTAGGAGGTTTGCTGAGAGCCAAAACTGTGTGTGCTTCTGCAAAGCAAAAGCAGTCCATTCACTATAATATCCACAGCCTGTATGGACTGATGGAGGCCAAAGCCTCAGCCAG CGCTCTGACCCAGATCCTGGAAAAGAGACCTTTTGTGATCTCTCGCTCCACCTTTCCCAGTCAGGGGAAGTACTCTGGCCACTGGCTGGGAGACAACAGGAGCCAGTGGAAAGACCTCTACACATCTATAGCAG GTATATTGACTTTTAACCTTTTGGGCATCCCGCTGGTGGGAGCAGATATCTGTGGCTTCAGCGAGGAGCCACAGGAGGAACTGTGTGTCCGCTGGACGCAGCTCGGGGCCTTTTATCCCTTCACACGCAACCACAATGCCATTGACGTGAAG CCTCAGGATCCCACCGCCTTCAGCCCTCTGGCTCGCACAGCCATGAAACAGGCTCTGCTGCTGCGTTATTCTCTCTTCCCCGTCCTCTACACTCTCTTTCATCACGCTCATGTGCACGGACACACTGTTGCTCGACCTCTGATGTTTGA GTTTCCTAAAGATGTAAGAACCTATGGGATTGACAAACAGTTCCTGTGGGGGAAAGCTTTGCTGGTGACACCAGTGTTAGATCATGCAGTCGATTATGTGGATGGTTACTTCCCAGAAGGACTGTGGTATGACTACTATACG GGTGACTCTGTGCGCAGTAAGGGTGAAGAACTTCAACTCCACGCGCCTCTAGATAAGATCAACCTGCATTTACGAGAAGGATCAATTATACCGACACAG GCGCCCAATGTGACCCTTTGGGTGAGCAGCGGTCAGCCCCTCCACATGGTCTCTGCCCTGTCCGATGATGGTTCGGCCTGTGGAGACCTGTTCTGGGACGACGGAGAGAGCATCGACACGTACGAGTCCAACCGCTACGCCTACATCACCTTCAGCGTCGCCCAG aacGTGATGACGTCCCAGGTGCTTCATACTAACGTGGAGGCAACGTACATCACGGTGGAATCAGCCTCCTTCTACGGTGTGAAGGAGAAGCCCAGCAGAGTGCTGGTGAACTCCCAGGATGCAGCGTTCACCTACAGAGACAATCAG gtgtTAGTAGTCGCAGATCTCGGCCTCAACCTCAGTCAGAACTTCACCATCAGCTGGATGTAA